A genomic stretch from Terriglobus sp. RCC_193 includes:
- a CDS encoding glucose 1-dehydrogenase, with the protein MSKLAGKVAVVTGASQGIGAGIAISLAAEGAAVVVNYFKNKEAADSVVASITNAGGRAVAVAADVSGAAGAEAIIDAAIQTYGRLDILVNNSGIYEFSPLEAITAESFEKTFHLNVLGVLLTTQAAVKHFSDGGSVINIGSNITTMTMPTSAVYAGSKAAVETITRVLSKELGPKKIRVNCVIPGPVDTENSRSKLVGFEEQMKMIIGMTPLGRIGQPSDVASVVTFLASDDAAWVTGALILNSGGL; encoded by the coding sequence GTGAGCAAACTCGCCGGAAAAGTAGCAGTCGTCACAGGCGCATCGCAGGGCATCGGAGCTGGAATTGCAATTTCGTTGGCCGCAGAGGGTGCGGCTGTCGTCGTCAACTATTTCAAAAACAAGGAAGCCGCAGATTCAGTCGTCGCTTCGATCACGAACGCAGGCGGGAGAGCCGTTGCTGTTGCAGCAGATGTTTCGGGCGCGGCCGGCGCGGAGGCCATTATTGACGCGGCTATACAGACTTACGGAAGACTCGACATTCTGGTGAACAATTCGGGAATTTATGAATTCTCGCCGCTCGAAGCGATTACTGCGGAATCGTTCGAGAAGACATTCCACCTCAATGTGCTCGGAGTTCTCCTCACGACGCAGGCCGCAGTCAAGCACTTCAGCGATGGTGGCAGCGTGATCAATATCGGCTCGAACATCACCACCATGACGATGCCAACATCAGCCGTGTATGCAGGAAGCAAGGCTGCTGTGGAGACCATCACCCGTGTGCTTAGTAAAGAACTCGGGCCGAAGAAGATTCGTGTCAATTGTGTGATCCCGGGACCGGTAGATACCGAGAACTCTCGATCGAAGCTGGTCGGATTCGAGGAACAGATGAAGATGATCATCGGCATGACCCCGCTTGGACGAATTGGCCAGCCCAGCGACGTCGCATCCGTCGTGACATTCCTTGCGTCGGACGATGCAGCCTGGGTCACAGGAGCATTGATTCTCAACAGTGGCGGGTTGTAA
- a CDS encoding alpha/beta fold hydrolase: MEQQVKRPVAEYTGRVRLTSANSVYEELSSDDFGLRLPRINARFIQMSRLEATRIETRARRVLDSMLLIMSTTYLLIHGAWHGGWCWRKVVPLLEAAGHRVFAPDLPGHGDDKTATATVTLESYTGRICEIVCAQTGPVILVGHSMGGIAITQAAENCYGRIAALVYLSAFLPCNGESLLTWASQDQDSMVNPSTIDPRADGAIGFKPEYSREAFYGNCADEDVAFAQSRLVAQSGAPFGTPVQTSAERWGSTPRYYIECDRDRAVTLRLQREMQKHLPCRQTFSIDTDHSPFFSAPTQLADILSRIASP; this comes from the coding sequence ATGGAGCAACAAGTAAAGAGGCCCGTTGCTGAATATACGGGTCGGGTGCGGCTTACTTCCGCTAACAGCGTTTATGAAGAGTTATCTTCCGATGACTTCGGGCTCCGTTTACCCAGGATCAATGCCAGATTCATCCAGATGTCTCGTCTGGAGGCCACTCGTATCGAAACTAGGGCGCGTCGGGTTCTTGATAGTATGCTCCTGATCATGTCCACAACCTATCTGCTGATTCATGGCGCCTGGCACGGAGGTTGGTGCTGGCGAAAGGTCGTACCCCTGCTCGAAGCAGCAGGACACAGGGTCTTCGCGCCGGACCTGCCGGGGCATGGAGACGACAAGACGGCTACGGCGACGGTCACGCTTGAGAGTTATACCGGCCGCATTTGCGAAATCGTGTGCGCGCAGACCGGGCCGGTGATTTTGGTGGGCCACAGTATGGGCGGCATCGCCATTACGCAGGCCGCTGAAAACTGCTACGGACGAATTGCAGCGCTTGTATATTTGTCCGCGTTCCTGCCGTGTAACGGCGAATCGCTGCTGACCTGGGCCTCGCAGGACCAGGACAGCATGGTCAATCCCTCAACCATTGATCCGCGGGCTGACGGGGCCATCGGGTTCAAGCCGGAATATAGCCGCGAGGCGTTCTACGGAAATTGTGCGGATGAAGACGTAGCGTTTGCCCAGTCGCGCCTCGTCGCCCAGTCTGGCGCGCCTTTTGGAACGCCGGTCCAAACATCGGCAGAGCGCTGGGGTAGCACTCCGCGGTATTACATTGAGTGCGACCGCGACCGCGCTGTAACGCTCAGGCTGCAGCGGGAGATGCAAAAGCATTTGCCATGCCGGCAAACGTTTTCCATCGACACCGACCATTCGCCATTCTTTTCCGCGCCAACGCAGCTGGCGGACATACTTTCGCGGATTGCAAGCCCGTAA
- a CDS encoding TetR/AcrR family transcriptional regulator: MSRTKTTEARTLGRPREFDIDEALDKAMVLFWEKGYDGTSLAELAATMGITKPSLYAAFTDKQTLFEAALTRYADGPYSFAVRAHSLPTAREVVKALLDGTVNVSTCATGPRGCLYTQATMAHDGEIRDAAAANTRKGERMLEARFRKAQQNGELPQHVDCAALARFVTTVALGITIRGVMGSSRGELKLVVDEAMQAWPTAEQAVHKRKKR; this comes from the coding sequence ATGAGCAGAACAAAGACAACAGAAGCAAGAACGCTTGGGCGGCCTCGGGAGTTTGACATCGACGAGGCGCTCGACAAAGCCATGGTTCTTTTTTGGGAGAAGGGCTACGACGGGACGTCGCTCGCAGAGCTTGCGGCAACGATGGGTATCACGAAGCCCAGTCTTTACGCTGCATTTACTGACAAACAAACGCTTTTCGAAGCAGCGCTAACGCGGTATGCAGATGGTCCATACTCCTTCGCGGTCCGTGCACACTCATTACCAACCGCTCGTGAAGTAGTGAAAGCGCTCCTCGATGGAACGGTCAACGTTTCGACCTGTGCAACCGGCCCGCGAGGGTGCCTGTACACGCAGGCGACCATGGCGCACGATGGCGAGATCCGGGATGCAGCAGCAGCAAACACCCGCAAAGGAGAACGAATGCTTGAAGCGCGCTTTCGCAAAGCACAGCAAAATGGAGAGCTTCCACAACACGTCGATTGCGCCGCTCTCGCACGCTTCGTAACGACCGTTGCACTCGGCATCACGATCCGAGGCGTCATGGGAAGTTCCCGTGGTGAACTGAAATTAGTTGTAGACGAAGCAATGCAAGCCTGGCCGACGGCAGAACAGGCTGTTCATAAGAGAAAGAAGCGTTGA
- a CDS encoding DoxX family protein, translating into MTTKSRNITGWVLAGFTFLMLAASAADKIIGSQHALTMGASFGLTASTYRLLGIIEVVSVFLFLLPRTGVLGTLLLASYMGGAIATHLQHQEPIGFPVGIEILIWITAIVRLPELTDRLWSNK; encoded by the coding sequence ATGACAACAAAATCGCGGAATATCACAGGGTGGGTCCTCGCTGGTTTCACCTTTCTTATGCTCGCTGCTTCAGCTGCAGACAAGATCATTGGTAGCCAGCACGCTCTAACAATGGGTGCTTCGTTCGGCTTGACGGCTTCCACCTACCGCCTGCTCGGCATCATTGAAGTGGTGTCGGTGTTCTTGTTCCTGCTTCCGAGAACAGGCGTGTTGGGAACATTGTTATTAGCTTCCTACATGGGTGGCGCAATCGCTACTCATCTTCAGCATCAAGAACCGATTGGCTTTCCAGTCGGAATCGAGATCCTGATCTGGATCACTGCTATCGTTCGGCTGCCGGAATTGACGGACCGTCTATGGAGCAACAAGTAA
- a CDS encoding carboxypeptidase-like regulatory domain-containing protein — MKQSTLQSGMLLTLAALACSPWADAQSRRVVDAAGSGLLTGVIRDAEGVPQMGALVEAILPDTGLVASAVTDARGRYRLNLRPGQYNIKATAALLMPSVRQHLVLARGGRTVVDMTLSTLLAPSGWIPASRRTVNEPSDDWMWTLRSSASRPMLRYADQKTYTVDTDNDGQLSISSSRQESRRGATGGSLSLKSSDGGFGRGGTHQVLVLTRVDEHGSGSVLRADLAGPRTPYPVAPSADVSVGFQRRTMLNGYARTVLSYSGHPELTSGLGQTGLQGAVLRSAERMELGDMIRVDVGSVLREVNFSGNAVAMEPFLRVQAHGPGGLILAYGVTRSRGTESIEDLDRVQAPLPAAVMRKGHLRMETGSHHALSAAKKIRGEGVIEVALYQDSLQTPLISGTGTLAVAEIPAEGFIADPTTGTYRVAGRDYSSGGIRVSFRQPVTHSMSFGAEMATGRALRAAFVQQGSLSEVLAGLSPDRVYAGTAFVDGKILRTGTTLRASYRWQPGRTLTAVDAFRVSDDGAYLSCSVRQSLGRLPGVPQGLEAVVDLQNLLAEGYQPYLSTDGQTLYLAQTPRALQAGLTFTF; from the coding sequence GTGAAGCAGTCGACGTTGCAATCCGGAATGCTCCTTACGCTGGCAGCGCTAGCCTGTTCGCCCTGGGCGGATGCGCAGTCGAGGCGCGTGGTGGACGCAGCGGGAAGCGGCCTGCTCACTGGCGTGATCCGCGACGCGGAGGGTGTTCCACAGATGGGCGCGCTCGTGGAAGCAATCCTCCCTGACACGGGCTTGGTGGCCTCTGCCGTGACCGATGCGCGTGGGCGTTACCGGTTGAACCTGCGTCCCGGACAATACAACATCAAAGCGACCGCTGCCTTGCTGATGCCCAGTGTTCGTCAGCACCTGGTGCTGGCACGTGGCGGACGTACCGTTGTGGACATGACATTGTCCACTTTGCTGGCCCCCAGCGGATGGATTCCCGCGTCTCGCCGCACGGTGAATGAGCCGAGCGATGACTGGATGTGGACGCTGCGTTCGTCTGCCAGCCGTCCCATGCTGCGGTATGCAGACCAGAAAACCTACACCGTCGACACCGATAATGATGGTCAGTTAAGCATCTCTTCGAGTCGCCAGGAAAGCCGCCGTGGCGCAACGGGTGGCAGTCTCTCTTTGAAGAGCAGCGACGGCGGATTTGGGCGTGGTGGCACGCACCAGGTGCTGGTGCTGACGCGGGTGGACGAACATGGCAGTGGTTCCGTGCTGCGTGCGGACCTGGCTGGGCCCAGGACGCCCTATCCTGTTGCACCCTCTGCCGATGTGAGTGTCGGGTTCCAGCGACGCACCATGCTGAACGGATATGCACGCACGGTCCTGAGTTACAGCGGTCATCCGGAACTGACTTCCGGCCTGGGACAGACAGGGCTGCAGGGAGCCGTCCTTCGTTCCGCAGAACGGATGGAGCTGGGAGACATGATTCGCGTGGACGTGGGCTCTGTTCTGCGTGAAGTGAATTTTAGTGGGAATGCGGTGGCTATGGAACCGTTCCTGCGCGTGCAGGCGCATGGTCCCGGCGGTCTCATACTGGCCTATGGAGTGACCCGATCGCGCGGCACCGAATCCATTGAAGACCTGGATCGCGTACAGGCACCACTTCCGGCCGCAGTAATGCGCAAAGGGCATCTCCGCATGGAGACAGGAAGCCACCATGCGCTGTCTGCCGCGAAGAAGATTCGAGGCGAGGGTGTTATTGAAGTTGCGCTGTATCAGGATTCACTGCAGACGCCCTTGATCAGCGGCACAGGCACGCTGGCAGTGGCGGAAATCCCTGCAGAGGGTTTTATCGCAGACCCGACGACGGGAACCTATCGTGTGGCGGGCAGGGACTACTCCAGCGGTGGCATACGTGTTTCGTTCCGTCAGCCGGTGACGCACAGCATGAGTTTCGGTGCGGAGATGGCTACGGGGCGCGCTTTGCGTGCGGCCTTCGTGCAGCAGGGAAGTCTGAGTGAAGTGCTCGCAGGGCTATCGCCGGATCGTGTGTACGCTGGAACGGCATTTGTTGATGGCAAAATTCTGCGCACAGGAACCACCTTGCGCGCGTCGTACCGCTGGCAGCCAGGACGCACGCTGACGGCGGTGGATGCCTTCCGCGTCAGTGATGATGGAGCGTATCTTTCGTGCTCTGTGCGCCAGTCACTGGGACGCCTGCCGGGTGTGCCACAGGGATTGGAAGCAGTAGTCGATCTGCAGAATCTATTGGCGGAAGGGTATCAGCCGTATCTTTCGACCGATGGGCAGACGCTGTATCTGGCGCAGACGCCGCGTGCATTGCAGGCAGGGCTGACGTTCACCTTCTAA
- a CDS encoding recombinase family protein, which produces MPYFERVKDRFSGPFSPTLITERQKAGWQLVSIEWRRELPESETPHEPEHAEEIPYGLRLSDDCLRLEIDPYENSVLIQMMDLLSQDFSYSQIVSDLNEKGLRTRTNSPWDRVSLHKMMPRLIEVGPRLFAGDKRKRSLSR; this is translated from the coding sequence ATGCCTTACTTTGAACGAGTGAAGGACAGGTTCTCCGGCCCCTTCAGCCCGACTCTAATCACCGAACGCCAGAAGGCTGGATGGCAGTTGGTTTCGATCGAGTGGCGTCGAGAACTTCCGGAATCGGAAACACCTCATGAACCAGAACACGCTGAAGAGATTCCTTACGGTCTTCGGCTTTCCGACGACTGCCTGCGTCTGGAGATCGACCCCTATGAGAATTCGGTCTTGATACAGATGATGGATCTGCTGAGCCAGGATTTTTCCTATTCCCAGATTGTCAGTGACCTCAACGAGAAAGGACTGCGAACCCGGACCAATTCTCCGTGGGATCGTGTGAGCTTACATAAAATGATGCCAAGGCTCATAGAGGTCGGTCCCAGGCTTTTTGCGGGAGACAAGAGGAAGCGCTCGCTCTCTCGATGA
- a CDS encoding GWxTD domain-containing protein — MSKAVWQGKIGAVALICGWMVMTGSAHAQTSPQPDSQQQQQEAVPSVNKSTPPEERPDPMKRRLSDRERVQQQKYLKNELKPDGTWKKWLEQDVVWIITDQEMQAFKQLKNDEERENFVENFWLRRNPNPDSPENEYKDEHYRRIAYANEHFAAGKPGWKTDRGHIYIAFGKADSIDSHPSGGTYQRPIEEGGGTTSTFPFETWHYRYLEGIGDNIDLEFVDTCQCNDYHLTIDRSEKDALKYVAGAGATLYEQMGIAKREDRMNNGLEQLGNGPMSTSQQSKQFDRINLYAKIMAAPPIKFKDMEHYLTSSEILKGPPFLFDVRTDYVKVTNDTVLVPVTLQIRNQDITFNTKEGISTGTVNILGQISNINHRVVQTFEDTVNVTVPSEFLARTQAQRNLYWKALPLRPGMYKVDIVIKDVNNPDHVGTWKRSVNVPKYDDDHLSASSLILASSMTRVPSKEIGAGSFVIGNTKVMPSVTTGPGVPATFKKAGNLNFWMQVYNLGIDDKSKQNNAEIQYQVTNLDTNKQVLDTTESTTKTNPNADQVTLEKSLPLGSLAPGKYQLAIKVNDGISKQQISQTANFVVE; from the coding sequence ATGAGCAAGGCAGTCTGGCAGGGAAAGATCGGTGCAGTGGCGCTGATCTGTGGATGGATGGTAATGACCGGGAGCGCTCACGCGCAGACCTCGCCCCAGCCTGATTCGCAGCAACAGCAGCAGGAAGCTGTTCCCTCCGTGAACAAGAGCACGCCGCCGGAAGAGCGGCCGGATCCAATGAAGCGTCGCCTGTCTGATCGCGAGCGCGTGCAGCAGCAGAAATATCTAAAGAACGAGTTGAAGCCGGACGGCACCTGGAAGAAGTGGCTGGAGCAGGACGTGGTGTGGATCATCACGGACCAGGAGATGCAGGCGTTCAAGCAGTTGAAGAACGACGAAGAACGCGAAAACTTTGTCGAAAATTTCTGGCTGCGCCGTAACCCGAATCCGGATTCGCCGGAAAACGAGTACAAGGACGAGCACTATCGCCGTATCGCCTACGCGAATGAACACTTCGCTGCGGGTAAACCAGGATGGAAGACCGACCGCGGCCATATCTACATTGCGTTTGGCAAGGCAGATTCAATTGATTCGCATCCGTCCGGCGGAACCTACCAGCGCCCGATTGAAGAAGGTGGCGGCACCACATCGACCTTCCCGTTTGAAACGTGGCACTACCGCTACCTGGAAGGTATCGGTGACAACATCGACCTGGAATTTGTCGATACCTGCCAGTGCAACGATTACCACCTGACCATCGACCGTTCTGAAAAGGACGCGCTGAAGTACGTGGCTGGCGCAGGCGCCACGCTGTATGAGCAGATGGGTATCGCCAAGCGCGAAGACCGTATGAACAATGGTCTGGAGCAGCTTGGCAACGGCCCGATGTCGACCTCGCAGCAGTCCAAGCAGTTTGATCGCATCAACCTGTACGCGAAGATCATGGCGGCGCCGCCCATCAAGTTCAAGGACATGGAGCATTACCTGACCTCGTCAGAAATTCTGAAGGGGCCGCCGTTCCTGTTCGACGTCCGCACGGATTATGTGAAGGTGACGAACGATACCGTTCTGGTGCCGGTGACGCTGCAAATCCGCAATCAGGACATCACATTCAATACCAAGGAAGGTATTTCTACCGGTACCGTGAACATCCTGGGGCAGATATCGAACATCAACCACCGCGTGGTGCAGACGTTTGAAGACACTGTAAATGTTACGGTTCCCAGTGAGTTTCTGGCACGCACGCAGGCTCAGCGCAACCTGTATTGGAAGGCGTTACCGCTGCGTCCTGGCATGTACAAGGTCGACATCGTCATCAAGGACGTAAATAACCCGGACCACGTGGGTACGTGGAAGCGGTCGGTGAACGTTCCGAAGTACGACGATGACCATCTCTCGGCATCGTCCCTGATTCTGGCTTCCAGCATGACGCGCGTGCCGTCAAAGGAAATTGGTGCAGGCTCCTTTGTGATCGGCAATACCAAGGTGATGCCGAGCGTGACCACGGGTCCCGGTGTTCCGGCTACATTCAAGAAGGCTGGCAACCTGAACTTCTGGATGCAGGTTTACAACCTGGGCATTGACGATAAGAGCAAGCAGAACAACGCGGAAATTCAGTACCAGGTGACCAATCTGGATACGAACAAGCAGGTGCTGGACACAACGGAGTCCACCACAAAGACAAATCCGAACGCCGATCAGGTGACCCTGGAAAAGAGCCTCCCGCTGGGAAGCCTGGCACCTGGAAAGTATCAATTGGCCATCAAGGTGAACGATGGCATTTCCAAGCAGCAGATTTCGCAGACAGCGAACTTTGTTGTGGAGTAA